One Mesorhizobium sp. L-2-11 genomic region harbors:
- the ilvC gene encoding ketol-acid reductoisomerase — translation MRVYYDRDADLNLIKGKKVAIIGYGSQGRAHALNLKDSGVKDIAIGLKAGSATAQKVEADGLKVMSVAEAAKWADLMMMATPDELQADIYKSEIAPNIRDGAAIAFAHGLNVHFGLIEPKASVDVVMIAPKGPGHTVRGEYQKGGGVPCLVAVNQDASGNALDLALSYACGVGGGRSGIIETNFREECETDLFGEQVVLCGGLVELIRAGFETLVEAGYAPEMAYFECLHEVKLIVDLIYEGGIANMNYSISNTAEWGEYVSGPRIITAETKAEMKRVLKDIQTGKFTSEWMQEYRAGMSRFKGIRRNNDSHQIEEVGAKLRAMMPWISKNKLVDRAKN, via the coding sequence ATGCGTGTCTATTACGATCGCGACGCCGATCTCAATCTGATCAAGGGCAAGAAGGTCGCCATCATCGGCTATGGCAGTCAGGGCAGGGCGCATGCGCTCAATCTCAAGGATTCCGGCGTTAAGGATATCGCCATCGGTCTCAAAGCCGGATCGGCAACCGCCCAAAAGGTCGAGGCCGACGGGCTCAAGGTGATGAGCGTGGCGGAAGCCGCCAAATGGGCCGACCTGATGATGATGGCGACGCCGGACGAGCTGCAGGCCGACATCTACAAATCCGAGATCGCGCCGAACATCCGCGATGGCGCGGCGATCGCCTTTGCCCACGGCCTCAACGTGCACTTTGGTCTGATCGAGCCGAAGGCCTCGGTCGATGTCGTCATGATCGCGCCGAAGGGACCCGGCCACACGGTGCGCGGCGAATACCAGAAGGGCGGCGGCGTGCCGTGCCTGGTCGCGGTCAACCAGGATGCTTCGGGCAATGCGCTCGATCTGGCTCTGTCCTATGCCTGCGGCGTCGGCGGCGGCCGTTCGGGCATCATCGAAACCAATTTCCGCGAGGAATGCGAAACCGACCTGTTCGGCGAGCAGGTGGTGCTGTGCGGCGGCCTGGTCGAGCTGATCCGCGCTGGCTTCGAGACGTTAGTGGAAGCCGGCTACGCGCCGGAAATGGCCTATTTCGAGTGCCTGCACGAGGTCAAGCTGATCGTCGACCTGATCTATGAAGGCGGCATCGCCAACATGAACTACTCGATCTCGAACACCGCCGAATGGGGCGAGTATGTTTCGGGCCCGCGCATCATCACCGCCGAGACCAAGGCCGAGATGAAGCGCGTGCTGAAGGACATCCAGACCGGCAAGTTCACCTCGGAATGGATGCAGGAATACCGCGCCGGCATGTCGCGCTTCAAGGGCATCCGCCGCAACAACGACAGCCATCAGATCGAGGAAGTCGGCGCCAAGCTGCGAGCGATGATGCCGTGGATTTCCAAGAACAAGCTGGTCGACAGGGCCAAGAATTAA
- a CDS encoding ABC transporter ATP-binding protein, which translates to MLISFDKVWKSYGQGEATVHALAGVDLAIRSGEFVAIMGPSGSGKSTAMNIIGCLDTPTAGTYSFIGMDAGRLDRNRRAMLRNLYVGFVFQGYNLLPRTTAVENVELPLIYRGVAARERHDLSMKALAEVGLVGREHHTPAELSGGQQQRVAIARAIVTRPTLLVADEPTGNLDTARTHEIMELLTRLNTELGLTIAMVTHEADVAAYAERTIRFLDGHVASDAVNLEVV; encoded by the coding sequence ATGCTCATCAGCTTCGACAAGGTCTGGAAAAGCTATGGCCAGGGCGAAGCCACGGTCCATGCGCTGGCTGGCGTCGATCTCGCCATCCGCAGCGGTGAATTCGTCGCCATCATGGGTCCGTCCGGATCGGGCAAATCGACGGCGATGAACATCATCGGCTGCCTCGACACACCGACGGCCGGAACCTACAGCTTCATCGGCATGGATGCTGGCCGTCTCGACCGCAACCGCCGCGCCATGCTGCGCAATCTCTATGTCGGCTTCGTCTTCCAGGGCTACAATCTCCTGCCGCGCACCACCGCGGTGGAGAATGTCGAACTGCCGCTGATCTATCGCGGCGTCGCCGCCCGCGAGCGTCATGACCTCTCCATGAAGGCGCTGGCCGAGGTCGGCCTTGTCGGCCGCGAGCACCACACGCCGGCCGAGCTCTCCGGCGGCCAGCAGCAGCGCGTGGCGATCGCACGCGCCATCGTCACCAGGCCGACCCTGCTCGTCGCCGACGAACCGACCGGCAATCTCGACACCGCACGCACGCACGAGATCATGGAGCTCCTGACGCGGCTGAACACCGAGCTTGGCCTGACCATCGCCATGGTCACACACGAGGCCGATGTCGCTGCCTATGCCGAGCGCACGATCCGCTTCCTCGACGGCCACGTCGCCTCCGACGCTGTCAACCTCGAGGTGGTGTAA
- a CDS encoding Rieske (2Fe-2S) protein, with product MKHEICKIADIPETGSLIAPFFGREVHVYRSGDRIRAAANVCLHFGGPLDCKDGKLVCQWHGASFDMASGERIEGPASKGSRLMFLSTRVEDGALNYVWGE from the coding sequence ATGAAACATGAAATCTGCAAGATCGCCGACATCCCGGAGACGGGCAGCCTGATCGCTCCATTCTTCGGACGTGAAGTCCATGTCTACCGCAGCGGCGACCGTATCCGCGCCGCCGCCAATGTCTGCCTGCATTTCGGTGGGCCGCTCGACTGCAAGGACGGTAAGCTCGTCTGCCAGTGGCATGGCGCCTCGTTCGACATGGCGAGCGGGGAGCGGATCGAAGGCCCGGCGTCCAAAGGCTCACGTCTCATGTTCCTCTCCACCCGCGTCGAGGACGGCGCGTTGAATTACGTCTGGGGAGAATGA
- a CDS encoding TetR/AcrR family transcriptional regulator, with the protein MQASVDIDTGEALTERQKAVLDAALRLLVEEGDQLTMTAVARRASCSKETLYKWFGDRDGLLTATVQWQASKVRVVPVDGKGLTLASLTVSLARFASDWLKVISSDTSIALNRVAIGRAGSGNDDLGAIVLENGRFALARRLKPVLEAGRQAGLLEFSDAEAAFRTFFGLVARDVQIRLLLGDRLEMTDAAIGGDAVRATQQFLALYRAKTGPQGPLEPDDFRSSRPEI; encoded by the coding sequence TTGCAGGCAAGCGTCGACATCGACACTGGCGAAGCGCTGACGGAGCGGCAGAAAGCCGTGCTCGACGCCGCACTTCGCCTGCTGGTCGAGGAGGGCGATCAGTTGACCATGACCGCCGTGGCGCGGCGGGCGAGCTGTTCAAAGGAAACGCTCTACAAATGGTTCGGCGATCGCGACGGGCTGTTGACGGCAACGGTGCAATGGCAGGCCTCCAAGGTGCGGGTGGTGCCGGTCGACGGCAAGGGGCTCACCCTGGCTTCGCTGACGGTGAGCCTCGCACGTTTCGCTTCGGACTGGCTCAAGGTGATTTCGAGCGACACATCGATCGCGCTGAACCGCGTCGCCATTGGCCGGGCTGGCTCGGGGAACGACGATCTTGGCGCCATCGTGCTGGAGAACGGCCGCTTCGCGCTGGCCAGGCGCCTGAAGCCGGTGCTGGAGGCCGGCCGGCAGGCCGGGCTTCTCGAGTTCTCGGATGCCGAAGCGGCATTCCGCACCTTTTTCGGGCTGGTCGCCCGTGACGTGCAGATCCGCCTGCTGCTCGGCGACCGGCTGGAAATGACTGATGCGGCGATCGGCGGCGATGCCGTCCGGGCGACGCAGCAGTTTCTCGCTCTTTACCGAGCAAAAACCGGGCCGCAAGGCCCCCTGGAGCCAGATGATTTCAGGTCAAGTCGACCTGAAATCTGA
- a CDS encoding PilZ domain-containing protein, giving the protein MAEDENRDKRRQRVFKGATILTGMTRSEVTCTLRNMHDGGAELKVSIDARVPEEFLLYVPTDGIAYKAVVRWRREDRIGVMFTGTEPKPHWHYG; this is encoded by the coding sequence ATGGCTGAAGACGAAAACCGGGACAAACGCAGGCAGCGCGTCTTCAAGGGCGCGACGATCCTGACCGGCATGACCAGGTCCGAGGTCACGTGCACGCTGCGCAACATGCATGACGGCGGCGCCGAACTGAAGGTCTCGATCGACGCCCGCGTGCCCGAAGAGTTCCTGCTCTATGTGCCGACCGACGGCATCGCCTACAAGGCAGTGGTCCGCTGGCGCCGCGAGGACCGCATCGGCGTGATGTTCACCGGCACCGAGCCAAAGCCTCACTGGCACTACGGCTAA
- a CDS encoding DUF1772 domain-containing protein: MLVGLLALTVAAAFAGAAIYISVAEQPARLRLDDRALLQEWQPSYKRGAAMQASIAVVACVLGVVAWWQTGSLGHLIGAVLIILPWPWTLIAMMPTNRLLEAMDAAATNPQARALIVKWGNLHLVRVMLGVLAALAFLWGSA, from the coding sequence ATGCTCGTCGGCCTGCTTGCATTGACGGTTGCCGCCGCTTTCGCGGGCGCCGCCATCTACATCAGCGTCGCCGAGCAACCAGCGCGGCTTCGCCTCGACGACCGTGCACTGCTGCAGGAATGGCAGCCTTCCTACAAGCGCGGCGCCGCCATGCAGGCGTCGATTGCCGTCGTCGCCTGTGTTCTTGGTGTCGTTGCCTGGTGGCAGACCGGCAGTCTCGGCCATCTCATCGGGGCGGTGCTGATCATCCTGCCATGGCCATGGACGCTGATCGCAATGATGCCGACAAACCGGTTGCTGGAGGCGATGGACGCGGCCGCCACCAATCCGCAGGCCCGGGCGTTGATCGTCAAATGGGGCAATCTGCATCTGGTTCGCGTCATGCTTGGCGTGCTGGCGGCACTGGCATTTCTTTGGGGCAGTGCCTGA
- a CDS encoding MarR family winged helix-turn-helix transcriptional regulator — translation MTKKADPSPAAIKAWARLMRISRQLVERAEDALKDAGLPPLAWYDVLHELAEAGEGGLRPFQLIERTLFAQYNVSRLLARLEADGLVEKLRVADDGRGQTIRITGKGREMRRRMWAVYGRSIAELVGEKLSNDDLETLSVLLGRLRHPMPE, via the coding sequence ATGACGAAGAAAGCCGACCCTTCGCCCGCGGCCATCAAGGCCTGGGCGCGCCTGATGCGCATTTCGCGCCAGCTGGTGGAAAGAGCCGAAGACGCGCTGAAGGACGCTGGCTTGCCGCCGCTTGCCTGGTACGACGTGCTGCATGAGCTTGCCGAAGCCGGCGAGGGCGGCTTGCGGCCGTTCCAGCTGATCGAGCGCACGCTGTTTGCGCAGTACAATGTCTCGCGGCTACTGGCGCGGCTCGAAGCGGACGGGCTGGTCGAGAAGCTCAGGGTTGCCGATGACGGTCGCGGACAGACTATCCGCATCACCGGCAAGGGGCGCGAGATGCGCCGCCGGATGTGGGCCGTCTACGGACGATCGATCGCCGAGCTGGTCGGCGAAAAACTCTCAAATGATGACTTGGAAACCTTGTCGGTCTTGCTGGGGCGGCTGCGTCATCCGATGCCGGAGTGA
- a CDS encoding efflux RND transporter periplasmic adaptor subunit, with protein sequence MDQIVNLPKTESTSDIETALGLERLGLKKKRRRGWLYGLLVLVVVAASLAGYQWYAASPARIDYTTVPAAVADLTVEVSATGTLQPLTQVDISSELSGVVRSVAVNENQQVKKGDVLAALDTAKLEVQIERAEASAKAAAANVETATVTLSENERALVRAAALTKRGMATDQSLEAATATRDRSKAALDSAKASLAIANADLKAQQTDFAKSTIYAPIDGIVLTRSVDPGQTVASSLQAPVLFVIAADLRNMELKAAVDEADIGAVKTGQHARFTVDAFPERPFDAEIRDISYASVTTDGVVTYDARFEVDNNELLLRPGMTATVSVVTRQARGVLTVPSTAFRYRPAASTARAWSLSDLFTGRMGRPRGNRQRQATAQPTDGSRTLYVLENGRPRPVNVKVGSTDGELTEITSGLAEGAQIITAQQQS encoded by the coding sequence GTGGACCAGATTGTCAATCTGCCAAAGACGGAATCCACTTCCGACATAGAGACGGCACTCGGGCTCGAGCGCCTGGGTCTGAAGAAGAAACGGCGTCGCGGCTGGCTTTATGGCCTGCTGGTGCTGGTCGTCGTCGCCGCAAGCCTCGCCGGCTACCAATGGTATGCGGCGTCTCCCGCCAGGATCGACTATACCACTGTGCCGGCCGCTGTCGCCGACCTCACGGTCGAAGTGTCGGCGACCGGCACGCTGCAGCCGCTCACCCAGGTCGACATTTCGAGCGAACTGTCCGGCGTCGTCCGCTCGGTCGCGGTCAACGAGAACCAGCAGGTGAAGAAGGGCGATGTGCTGGCGGCGCTCGATACGGCCAAGCTGGAGGTGCAGATCGAGCGCGCCGAGGCTTCCGCCAAGGCGGCGGCCGCCAATGTCGAAACCGCCACCGTGACCCTCAGCGAAAACGAACGGGCGCTTGTGCGCGCCGCGGCGCTCACCAAGCGCGGCATGGCGACGGACCAGTCGCTTGAAGCGGCGACAGCGACACGCGACCGCTCCAAGGCAGCGCTCGACAGCGCCAAAGCCAGCCTGGCCATCGCCAATGCCGATCTCAAGGCGCAGCAGACCGACTTCGCCAAAAGCACCATCTATGCGCCCATCGACGGCATCGTGCTGACGCGCTCGGTCGATCCCGGCCAGACGGTTGCCTCCTCGCTGCAGGCGCCGGTGCTGTTCGTCATCGCCGCCGACCTCAGGAACATGGAGTTGAAGGCGGCGGTCGACGAGGCCGACATCGGCGCGGTCAAGACCGGCCAGCATGCCCGCTTCACCGTCGACGCCTTTCCCGAGCGGCCGTTCGATGCCGAGATCCGCGACATTTCCTATGCCTCGGTCACCACCGACGGCGTCGTCACCTACGACGCGCGCTTCGAGGTCGACAACAACGAGCTTCTGTTGCGGCCCGGCATGACTGCCACCGTCTCGGTCGTCACCAGGCAGGCCAGGGGCGTGCTCACCGTGCCGTCGACAGCTTTCCGTTACCGGCCGGCGGCCTCTACTGCCCGAGCGTGGAGCCTGAGCGACCTGTTCACCGGCCGTATGGGCCGTCCACGTGGCAACCGCCAGCGCCAGGCGACGGCGCAGCCCACCGACGGCTCGCGCACGCTCTACGTGCTGGAGAATGGCCGGCCTCGGCCGGTCAACGTCAAAGTCGGCTCCACCGACGGCGAGCTGACCGAGATCACCTCCGGTCTTGCAGAAGGTGCGCAAATCATCACTGCGCAGCAGCAGAGCTGA
- a CDS encoding BA14K family protein: MNPLFSFSVRSGLLALGLLAGLSAPAFAGPIAKPALPMPANAVAPEIVPVRESWAGGNDRRSEWRWRNRHGAREWRGGDDRRWRGRDEWRWRDHDDRRWRHRRHHRRHFNDSAIYFGLGLGLPAYNYYSGPSYYEPRYYPPRRQYRTERLSSAHVRWCYDRYRSYRAWDNTFQPYGGPRQQCWSPFS, from the coding sequence ATGAACCCGCTCTTTTCTTTTTCTGTCAGATCCGGGCTGCTGGCTCTGGGTCTGCTGGCCGGCCTGTCGGCCCCCGCGTTCGCCGGGCCAATTGCCAAACCCGCGCTGCCGATGCCGGCCAACGCCGTCGCCCCCGAGATTGTGCCTGTCCGCGAAAGCTGGGCCGGCGGCAACGACAGGCGGAGCGAATGGCGCTGGCGCAATCGGCACGGCGCGCGAGAGTGGCGCGGTGGCGATGATCGGAGATGGCGCGGTCGCGACGAATGGAGATGGCGTGATCATGACGACCGGCGCTGGCGCCACCGTCGTCATCACCGCCGTCACTTCAACGATTCCGCGATCTATTTCGGCTTGGGTCTCGGGCTGCCCGCCTACAACTATTACAGTGGGCCGAGCTATTACGAGCCGCGCTACTACCCGCCTCGGCGTCAGTATCGCACGGAACGACTTTCCAGCGCCCATGTCCGCTGGTGCTACGACCGCTACCGGTCCTATCGCGCCTGGGACAACACGTTCCAGCCCTATGGCGGTCCGCGCCAGCAGTGCTGGTCGCCCTTTAGCTGA
- a CDS encoding PhzF family phenazine biosynthesis protein, which produces MLTRNYLLYDVFTTKPLAGNPLAVVLDSKGLDTAAMQAIAGEFNLSESVFVLPPDNPKHRARIRIFTPDYEMPFAGHPTVGAAIALAEMAGEGDTAGIFVLEENIGPVRCAVSKHDGAAFAEFDLAKLPEQLELSADPEAIGAALGLGPHEIGFENHRVSFWSAGVPYVTIPVADLEAAARIRLDNQAWSELAPRKSDWALASPYVYCRETVNHDSAFHVRMIVPGNPSYEDPATGSAAAAFAGAIMHYDGPREGVSQLWIEQGLEMGRPSRIRLELNVEGGKLAAARIGGHAVKVAEGKLFV; this is translated from the coding sequence ATGCTGACCCGGAATTACTTGCTTTACGACGTGTTCACCACCAAGCCGCTGGCCGGCAATCCGCTTGCCGTCGTGCTCGACAGCAAAGGGCTGGATACGGCGGCGATGCAGGCTATCGCGGGCGAGTTCAACCTGTCCGAAAGCGTTTTCGTGCTGCCGCCTGACAATCCCAAGCACCGCGCCCGCATCCGCATCTTCACGCCCGATTATGAGATGCCGTTCGCCGGCCATCCGACGGTGGGCGCTGCGATTGCGCTTGCCGAAATGGCTGGCGAGGGCGACACCGCCGGCATCTTCGTCCTGGAGGAGAATATCGGCCCGGTGCGCTGCGCCGTCAGCAAGCACGATGGCGCCGCCTTTGCCGAGTTCGACCTGGCCAAACTGCCGGAGCAGCTGGAATTGTCCGCCGACCCGGAGGCGATCGGGGCGGCGCTTGGCTTGGGGCCGCACGAAATCGGCTTCGAAAACCACCGCGTCTCGTTCTGGTCGGCCGGCGTGCCCTATGTGACCATTCCGGTCGCCGATCTGGAGGCGGCGGCGCGGATAAGACTGGACAACCAGGCGTGGTCGGAACTGGCGCCTCGCAAGAGCGACTGGGCGCTTGCCAGCCCGTATGTCTATTGCCGCGAGACGGTGAACCACGACAGCGCCTTTCATGTCCGCATGATCGTGCCGGGCAATCCTTCCTATGAAGATCCGGCGACCGGTTCGGCGGCCGCCGCCTTCGCCGGCGCGATCATGCACTACGACGGCCCGAGGGAGGGTGTTTCACAGCTCTGGATCGAGCAAGGCCTGGAGATGGGCCGGCCTTCGCGCATTCGCCTCGAACTGAATGTCGAAGGCGGCAAACTGGCCGCCGCCCGCATCGGTGGCCATGCCGTCAAGGTGGCGGAAGGCAAGTTGTTCGTCTGA
- a CDS encoding MgtC/SapB family protein, with the protein MQQILQEFGHPTYVPFPVIAARLLLASIFGAAIGFEREWRNRPAGLRTHILVCVAAATFGILTIEIIHAPMFQQDSVRVDPIRVVEAVTAGVAFLAAGTILFSKGEVHGLTTGAGMWLSGAIGVACGLGLWQVAALGTLLVLVAAGLLYSFAHKSGIGEGQEKPMSEEDVSKPPKG; encoded by the coding sequence ATGCAGCAGATCCTCCAGGAATTCGGCCATCCGACATACGTCCCGTTTCCCGTTATTGCGGCGAGGCTTCTGCTGGCGTCGATCTTCGGTGCGGCGATCGGGTTCGAACGCGAATGGCGAAATCGGCCTGCCGGGCTTCGCACCCATATCCTAGTCTGCGTGGCAGCGGCGACCTTCGGTATTCTGACGATTGAAATCATTCACGCGCCGATGTTTCAGCAGGATTCCGTGAGGGTCGATCCGATTCGTGTTGTCGAAGCGGTTACCGCCGGCGTCGCGTTCCTTGCTGCCGGAACGATCTTGTTTTCGAAAGGCGAGGTTCACGGGCTGACCACCGGTGCAGGCATGTGGCTGTCCGGGGCAATTGGCGTGGCCTGCGGGCTCGGTCTGTGGCAAGTGGCGGCACTCGGCACGCTTTTGGTGCTTGTCGCAGCAGGCCTTCTCTATAGTTTTGCCCACAAGTCCGGTATTGGCGAGGGACAAGAAAAGCCCATGTCGGAAGAAGACGTGTCCAAGCCGCCCAAAGGCTGA
- a CDS encoding endonuclease/exonuclease/phosphatase family protein translates to MSLRLATFNVENLMNRFDFSGYRNQLNEDRTLALFDIQSEAEYKMLEQARAIAQSDDTRQLTALAIAATRADIICMQEVDNIEALKAFEHGYLFKMVGHGYRQKYTTAGNDSRGIDVAVMMRNETAQGQPIEFVRMTSHAYVTFEQFGLHTPELATFGHQANHRIFRRDCLEIDLTVGGVPLTLYLVHFKSMGSPRNGLDGRQATMPLRMAEAQAVRRIIEERFGGDHAADNYWAICGDMNDYRQRVKISGDTFDGYRFEVIDESQSCLNVLTAGGFCENAVERRPEMDRWTLYHTRGPQERHLCQLDYILLSKALAARNATAVPDIIRNGQPWRTIFPAGQEVDRFPRCGWDRPKASDHCPVAITLETA, encoded by the coding sequence ATGTCGCTGCGCCTCGCTACCTTCAATGTCGAAAACCTGATGAACAGGTTCGATTTTTCCGGATACCGCAACCAGCTCAACGAAGATCGCACGCTGGCGCTCTTCGACATCCAGAGCGAGGCCGAATACAAGATGCTGGAGCAGGCGCGGGCGATCGCGCAATCAGACGATACGCGGCAGCTGACGGCATTGGCCATCGCCGCCACCCGCGCCGACATCATCTGCATGCAGGAGGTCGACAATATCGAGGCGCTGAAGGCTTTCGAACACGGCTATCTGTTCAAGATGGTCGGGCATGGCTACCGCCAGAAATACACCACCGCCGGCAACGATTCGCGCGGCATCGACGTCGCCGTGATGATGCGCAACGAGACCGCGCAGGGCCAGCCGATCGAATTCGTGCGCATGACAAGCCACGCCTATGTCACGTTCGAGCAGTTCGGCCTGCACACGCCGGAGCTGGCAACGTTCGGGCATCAGGCCAACCATCGCATCTTCCGGCGCGACTGCCTGGAAATCGACCTTACCGTCGGCGGCGTGCCGCTGACACTCTATCTGGTGCATTTCAAGTCGATGGGCTCGCCGCGCAACGGCCTCGACGGGCGCCAGGCGACGATGCCGCTGCGCATGGCCGAGGCGCAAGCGGTGCGCCGGATCATCGAGGAGCGTTTCGGTGGGGATCACGCCGCCGACAATTACTGGGCGATCTGCGGCGACATGAACGACTATCGGCAGCGCGTAAAAATCTCCGGCGACACCTTTGACGGCTACCGCTTCGAGGTGATCGACGAGAGCCAGTCCTGCCTCAACGTGCTCACCGCCGGCGGCTTTTGCGAGAATGCGGTCGAGCGGCGCCCGGAGATGGACCGTTGGACCTTATACCATACGCGCGGACCGCAAGAGCGGCATCTCTGCCAGCTCGACTACATCCTGTTGTCGAAGGCATTGGCGGCCAGGAACGCGACCGCCGTTCCCGACATCATCCGCAACGGCCAGCCCTGGCGCACGATTTTTCCGGCAGGCCAGGAGGTGGACCGGTTTCCGCGTTGCGGCTGGGACCGGCCGAAGGCGTCGGATCATTGTCCGGTGGCGATCACCCTTGAAACGGCCTGA
- a CDS encoding ABC transporter permease, which yields MIWETVRLSLLSVRRNVLRSFLTLLGIVIGVAAVIAMLTIGSGTTEKVKADISKLGSNLLVVRPGRPAGPGGPGGLDQATRPLGSKELAALVAHLSGARAISPASQKQVRVIFGTESLTSGVTGTGSAYLDARDWKLVSGRPFSDSEIRSGTGVCLIGETVRQQFFGAGDPEGEIIRVNRTSCKIIGLLEPKGYTGFGQDQDNIVLMPLAAYQRRIAGNRDIDSIYVAADDRTPTTDLLPRVEDILRDARRIPPDRDDDFSIRDMTQIADAMASATTTMTGMLGAVAGVSLLVGGIGIMNIMLVSVTERTREIGIRLAIGAHERHILIQFLVEATVLSLLGGIIGILIGLALAGLAALTLAIPFAPSPAVILLAVGFSALIGMVFGFFPALRGARLDPIEALRHE from the coding sequence ATGATCTGGGAAACCGTCCGTCTCTCGCTGCTTTCGGTGCGCCGCAACGTGCTGCGCTCGTTTCTGACGCTGCTCGGCATCGTCATCGGCGTTGCCGCCGTCATCGCCATGCTCACCATCGGCTCGGGCACCACCGAAAAGGTCAAGGCCGACATTTCCAAGCTCGGCAGCAATTTGCTCGTTGTCCGCCCCGGCCGCCCGGCCGGGCCCGGCGGACCGGGAGGGCTCGACCAGGCCACACGTCCGCTCGGCAGCAAGGAACTTGCCGCGCTCGTCGCACATTTGAGCGGCGCGCGCGCCATCTCGCCCGCCTCGCAAAAGCAGGTCCGCGTCATCTTCGGCACCGAAAGCCTGACGTCGGGTGTCACCGGCACCGGCAGCGCCTATCTCGATGCGCGCGACTGGAAGCTGGTCTCGGGCCGCCCGTTCAGCGATTCGGAAATCCGCTCGGGCACCGGCGTCTGCCTGATCGGCGAAACCGTGCGCCAGCAGTTCTTCGGCGCCGGCGACCCCGAAGGCGAGATCATTCGCGTCAACCGCACCTCGTGCAAGATCATCGGCCTGCTCGAGCCGAAGGGCTATACCGGCTTCGGCCAGGACCAGGACAATATCGTGCTGATGCCGCTCGCCGCCTACCAGCGCCGCATCGCCGGCAACCGCGACATCGACTCGATCTACGTCGCCGCCGACGACAGGACGCCGACCACCGATCTGCTGCCGCGCGTCGAGGACATTTTGCGCGATGCCCGCCGCATCCCGCCGGACCGCGACGACGACTTCTCGATACGCGACATGACCCAGATCGCCGACGCCATGGCGAGCGCCACCACGACGATGACCGGCATGCTGGGAGCGGTCGCCGGCGTCAGCCTGTTGGTCGGCGGCATCGGCATCATGAACATCATGCTGGTGTCGGTCACCGAGCGCACCCGCGAGATCGGCATAAGGCTGGCCATCGGCGCGCATGAAAGGCACATCCTCATCCAGTTCCTCGTCGAGGCCACCGTGCTGTCGCTGCTCGGCGGTATCATCGGCATCCTGATCGGCCTGGCGCTGGCCGGCCTCGCCGCGCTGACGCTGGCCATCCCGTTCGCGCCAAGCCCGGCGGTCATCCTGCTCGCCGTCGGATTCTCGGCGCTGATCGGCATGGTGTTCGGCTTCTTCCCGGCGCTGCGCGGCGCGCGGCTCGATCCGATCGAGGCGCTGAGGCATGAATAG